In one window of Chryseobacterium sp. JV274 DNA:
- the traN gene encoding conjugative transposon protein TraN, which translates to MNTQKSHYILIMLLLLLVSKAFGQDSVTTYYSLEEGKLEPFRIQVTYNKTSHLIFPTSIRYVDLGSELLVANKAEPIGNVLRIKSAVRDFEEETNFSVITEDGKFYSFDASYSSYPDILSYDLVKLQRGIERQYATDVLFEDLKGSSTSLTWLIMENLYRKSNRTIKHIVSKSYGIEFSVRALHVNESKFYFTLQVKNQSNVGYAIELVNFKIVNKKNLKRTVVQDKILEKVRTYFPETTVANHSDSKGIYMLDQFTLLKDQVLEIEILEKNGGRHLKVQLENEDLVHARLIHSLTIKTE; encoded by the coding sequence ACACAAAAGAGTCATTATATTCTCATTATGCTATTACTTCTATTAGTAAGCAAGGCATTTGGGCAGGATTCTGTGACAACTTATTATTCCTTGGAAGAGGGAAAATTAGAGCCTTTCAGGATACAGGTTACCTACAATAAAACCAGTCATCTGATATTTCCTACATCAATACGATATGTTGACCTGGGGAGTGAACTGTTAGTTGCCAATAAGGCAGAGCCTATCGGAAATGTTCTCCGGATCAAATCGGCTGTAAGAGATTTTGAAGAGGAAACCAATTTTTCGGTCATTACTGAAGATGGAAAATTTTATAGTTTTGATGCATCTTACAGTTCTTATCCCGATATATTAAGCTACGATTTAGTAAAACTTCAGAGAGGTATTGAAAGGCAATATGCTACTGATGTATTATTTGAAGATCTTAAAGGAAGCTCAACTTCTCTCACCTGGCTCATTATGGAAAATCTTTACAGGAAAAGCAACAGAACTATTAAGCATATTGTTTCGAAAAGTTATGGAATTGAGTTTTCAGTCAGGGCACTCCACGTTAATGAAAGCAAATTTTATTTCACATTGCAGGTTAAGAATCAAAGTAATGTGGGGTATGCTATTGAGCTAGTCAATTTTAAAATTGTCAATAAAAAGAACTTAAAGCGAACGGTCGTTCAGGATAAGATTTTAGAGAAGGTTCGCACCTATTTCCCGGAAACGACCGTAGCTAATCATTCAGACAGTAAAGGGATTTATATGCTTGATCAGTTTACGCTCTTAAAAGATCAGGTTTTGGAAATTGAAATTCTGGAAAAGAATGGG